One stretch of Streptococcus australis DNA includes these proteins:
- a CDS encoding DUF2268 domain-containing protein, which translates to MHINIIRSDKVYQELLELPFEKREGCFRAKLLAPFASKYQTQHIPLKAKYPGGFDALFLLGFMNQLPATLSEKDRPAIDALSSDQFWKDCQDTIKRSLGLFEQAGYDLEVEDYHFTVLLGNPEKPMLQLNKGYSGDGGIPGYLMLSILPNDYTLPRIQAALAHECNHNVRFQFIKWNQQTTLADWVVSEGLAESFAAELYGKELIGPWVTSTSPEQLEEIKPIISSQLQLTGMAEMAPYLYGDEIAELQGQIPVGMPYAAGYAYGYHLIQAYLKRTGKSIIEATVTPTEEILEATEDFWQ; encoded by the coding sequence ATGCACATCAATATCATTCGTTCAGATAAAGTTTATCAGGAGTTGCTCGAATTACCCTTTGAAAAAAGGGAAGGCTGTTTTCGAGCTAAATTGTTAGCGCCTTTTGCTTCCAAATACCAAACTCAACACATTCCTTTGAAGGCGAAGTATCCTGGAGGATTTGATGCTCTGTTTCTACTTGGTTTTATGAATCAGTTGCCCGCAACTCTCTCAGAAAAGGATAGACCAGCTATTGATGCCCTCAGTTCAGATCAGTTTTGGAAAGACTGTCAGGATACCATCAAGAGAAGTCTTGGTCTCTTTGAACAAGCTGGTTATGACTTAGAGGTTGAGGATTATCATTTCACTGTTTTATTAGGAAACCCTGAAAAACCAATGTTACAACTCAATAAGGGTTACAGTGGAGATGGCGGAATTCCAGGTTATCTCATGTTAAGCATACTGCCTAATGACTATACTTTACCACGTATTCAAGCGGCACTGGCTCACGAGTGCAACCACAATGTCCGCTTCCAATTTATCAAATGGAACCAGCAGACGACACTAGCAGACTGGGTAGTCAGTGAAGGATTGGCAGAGTCTTTTGCTGCTGAACTCTATGGCAAGGAGCTCATCGGACCTTGGGTTACTTCAACCAGTCCAGAGCAATTAGAGGAGATTAAGCCCATCATCTCAAGTCAGCTTCAGCTAACAGGGATGGCAGAAATGGCTCCTTATCTCTACGGTGATGAAATTGCAGAGCTTCAAGGTCAGATACCGGTTGGTATGCCTTATGCTGCGGGCTATGCTTATGGCTATCATCTGATACAAGCTTATCTGAAAAGGACAGGCAAGAGCATTATTGAGGCCACAGTAACACCAACAGAAGAGATTTTAGAGGCGACTGAAGACTTTTGGCAATGA
- a CDS encoding EXLDI protein — MHYKRIELKVTDQGIHERKIFQGVRIFSRSTLSKDQKSILTQKIYLTPKQNIVYYQRKDVNYDQNWHHNKDYYELAYDQLDRETVFKVCQAFDELCPFLENELLEKLKEKQLAGKFFEKLDI; from the coding sequence ATGCACTATAAAAGAATTGAATTGAAGGTGACAGATCAAGGAATTCATGAGCGCAAGATTTTTCAAGGTGTTAGAATTTTTAGCCGCAGCACGCTGTCCAAAGATCAGAAAAGTATTCTAACACAGAAGATTTACCTGACTCCGAAGCAAAACATCGTTTACTATCAACGGAAAGATGTCAACTATGACCAGAACTGGCATCATAATAAGGACTATTACGAACTAGCTTATGACCAGTTGGACAGAGAAACTGTCTTTAAGGTTTGTCAAGCTTTTGACGAGCTGTGTCCTTTTCTAGAGAACGAGCTGCTGGAGAAGCTAAAAGAAAAACAGTTAGCAGGCAAGTTTTTTGAAAAATTAGATATATAA
- the rplJ gene encoding 50S ribosomal protein L10, producing MSEAIIAKKAELVDVVAEKMKAAASIVVVDARGLTVEQDTVLRRELRGSEVEYKVIKNSILRRAAEKAGLEDLASVFVGPSAVAFSNEDVIAPAKILNDFAKNAEALEIKGGAIEGAVASKEEIVALATLPNREGLLSMLLSVLQAPVRNVALAVKAVAESKEDAA from the coding sequence ATGAGTGAAGCAATTATTGCTAAAAAAGCGGAACTAGTTGACGTAGTAGCTGAAAAAATGAAAGCTGCTGCATCTATCGTCGTTGTAGACGCTCGTGGTTTGACAGTTGAGCAAGATACAGTTCTTCGTCGTGAGCTTCGTGGAAGCGAAGTTGAGTATAAAGTTATTAAAAACTCAATCTTACGTCGTGCAGCTGAAAAAGCTGGTCTTGAAGATCTTGCATCAGTATTTGTTGGACCATCTGCAGTAGCATTTTCTAACGAAGATGTTATCGCACCAGCGAAAATCTTGAACGATTTTGCTAAAAACGCTGAAGCACTTGAAATCAAAGGTGGTGCAATCGAAGGCGCTGTCGCATCTAAAGAAGAAATCGTTGCTCTTGCAACTCTTCCAAACCGCGAGGGACTTCTTTCTATGCTCCTTTCTGTACTTCAAGCGCCAGTGCGCAACGTTGCTCTTGCAGTCAAAGCGGTTGCAGAAAGCAAAGAAGACGCAGCTTAA
- the rplL gene encoding 50S ribosomal protein L7/L12, which produces MALNIENIIAEIKEASILELNDLVKAIEEEFGVTAAAPVAVAAAGAGEAAAAKDSFDVELTAAGDKKVGVIKVVREITGLGLKEAKELVDGAPGVIKEGVAAAEAEEIKAKLEEAGASVTLK; this is translated from the coding sequence ATGGCATTGAACATTGAAAACATTATTGCTGAAATTAAAGAAGCTTCAATCCTTGAATTGAACGACCTTGTAAAAGCTATCGAAGAAGAATTTGGTGTAACTGCAGCTGCTCCTGTAGCTGTAGCTGCTGCTGGTGCTGGTGAAGCTGCTGCTGCTAAAGATTCATTTGACGTTGAATTGACTGCAGCTGGTGACAAGAAAGTCGGCGTTATCAAAGTTGTGCGTGAAATCACTGGTCTTGGACTTAAAGAAGCTAAAGAACTTGTTGATGGTGCACCAGGTGTCATCAAAGAAGGCGTTGCAGCAGCAGAAGCTGAAGAAATCAAAGCTAAATTGGAAGAAGCTGGAGCTTCAGTTACTCTTAAATAA